One Yoonia sp. BS5-3 genomic window carries:
- a CDS encoding glycosyl transferase family protein, whose amino-acid sequence MSLRPFVQIVARGQGRARPLTQDEAFEAMQVMLSGDFDPEALGALLMVMRLRGETADEIAGFTAAMRAHSALEMTADLDWPSYAAGRSRGAPLFLLSALLVAQAGFKICLHGWNSHQQSHASVRDALDPLGIPMDARTAPITYLPVEQIAPNAFSLLKLRDKLGLRSCVNTVLRMWNPTHAAATVQGVFHPSYRGLQAQAARKLDQRALTVIKGGGGEFERNPSKDIQVFGLRDGAHHQAVAGPIIRETRKLHEPENPVDMIALWKGQVHDDFAAATVISTAGLALWTLGAAPGIREADAMAANLWVGRHAERRISA is encoded by the coding sequence ATGAGCCTGCGGCCCTTTGTCCAGATCGTCGCGCGCGGACAGGGGCGGGCCAGGCCCCTGACGCAAGACGAAGCCTTTGAGGCCATGCAGGTCATGCTGTCGGGTGATTTTGACCCCGAAGCATTGGGCGCCCTGCTGATGGTCATGCGCCTGCGCGGCGAAACCGCTGATGAAATCGCTGGGTTCACGGCGGCCATGCGGGCCCATTCAGCGCTTGAGATGACGGCCGATCTTGATTGGCCCAGCTATGCCGCAGGACGCAGCCGGGGTGCACCGCTTTTCCTTTTGTCGGCCCTGCTTGTGGCGCAGGCGGGCTTTAAGATCTGCCTGCACGGCTGGAATTCGCATCAACAGTCACACGCATCTGTGCGGGACGCGCTGGACCCGCTGGGCATTCCAATGGACGCGCGCACCGCACCAATCACCTATTTGCCTGTTGAACAGATCGCACCCAACGCGTTTTCGCTGTTGAAACTGCGCGACAAGCTTGGGCTGCGCTCTTGCGTCAATACAGTGCTGCGCATGTGGAACCCAACGCATGCGGCGGCAACCGTCCAGGGGGTGTTCCACCCGTCTTATCGCGGTTTACAGGCGCAGGCTGCGCGCAAACTGGACCAACGGGCGCTGACCGTCATCAAAGGCGGTGGCGGAGAATTTGAACGTAACCCGTCTAAGGATATCCAAGTCTTCGGATTGCGGGACGGCGCGCATCATCAGGCTGTTGCGGGACCGATCATTCGTGAAACCCGCAAACTGCATGAACCTGAAAACCCCGTCGATATGATCGCGCTGTGGAAAGGGCAGGTGCATGACGATTTTGCAGCAGCAACCGTGATCAGCACCGCCGGTCTGGCCCTGTGGACGCTGGGGGCCGCGCCGGGCATCCGCGAGGCTGATGCGATGGCCGCGAACCTTTGGGTCGGAAGACACGCTGAGAGAAGGATATCAGCATGA
- the cysG gene encoding siroheme synthase CysG → MKTFPMFLTMAGRRVVIAGGGEQAAQKCRLILKTQAKITLLATELDPELADLHSQGRIHWDASPITAAHFADTALVFIATGCPGIDAALHAVAKAAGATVNVVDRPDLCDAITPSIVDRDPVVVAIGTEGTAPVLARQIKTRMEELLEPRLGDLAALAGRLRDRAAQRLQPRKRRDLWRWVFNGPVRDIHARSAERDAAQMIKDAIQTGTFGDAGPSPVALVGAGPGAKDLITLRGVQRLQEADIIFYDRLVDPEILELARRDAERVYVGKAPGAHSLPQDKISGLLVAAARQGKRVVRLKCGDPGIFARGAEEADALKAADIPYEIVPGVTAASAASAAMGGFLTERGTCDTLILTTGRSEDEQSSADWVNLLQEGRRVAVYMGVGTADQIESTLSQAGLANRIDVDIVGNAQLPTQKIASCKLGALSQTLQDNAIENPAILFLSHKKTASHLVSVQRGA, encoded by the coding sequence ATGAAAACATTCCCCATGTTCCTGACGATGGCCGGACGCCGGGTGGTTATCGCAGGCGGCGGCGAACAAGCGGCGCAAAAATGTCGGCTTATCCTGAAAACCCAAGCCAAGATCACCCTGCTCGCGACGGAACTTGACCCCGAACTGGCCGATCTTCACAGCCAAGGCCGGATCCATTGGGACGCCAGCCCGATCACCGCTGCACATTTTGCGGATACGGCCCTTGTCTTTATCGCGACAGGTTGCCCCGGGATCGATGCAGCACTGCATGCGGTGGCCAAGGCTGCCGGGGCCACAGTCAACGTTGTTGACCGGCCCGATCTTTGCGATGCGATAACCCCGTCTATCGTAGATCGCGACCCTGTTGTGGTGGCCATCGGCACCGAAGGCACAGCCCCTGTCTTGGCCCGGCAGATCAAAACCCGGATGGAGGAACTGCTTGAGCCGCGCCTGGGCGATCTGGCGGCACTTGCAGGGCGTTTGCGGGATCGGGCCGCGCAGCGGCTGCAACCGCGCAAGCGGCGTGATCTGTGGCGTTGGGTCTTTAACGGCCCCGTCCGCGACATCCATGCGCGCAGCGCCGAACGCGACGCCGCCCAGATGATCAAGGATGCGATCCAAACCGGCACATTTGGCGATGCCGGGCCGAGCCCTGTTGCGCTTGTCGGCGCGGGGCCGGGTGCAAAGGACTTGATCACACTGCGCGGCGTTCAACGGCTGCAAGAGGCGGATATCATCTTTTACGACCGGCTGGTCGATCCTGAAATCCTCGAACTGGCGCGACGCGACGCCGAGCGGGTGTATGTTGGCAAAGCCCCAGGCGCGCATAGTCTGCCGCAGGACAAGATCAGTGGTTTGCTGGTTGCAGCTGCACGGCAAGGCAAACGGGTGGTCCGGCTGAAATGCGGCGACCCGGGCATTTTTGCACGCGGCGCCGAAGAGGCCGACGCGCTGAAAGCCGCCGATATCCCCTATGAAATCGTGCCAGGCGTGACAGCCGCCAGCGCCGCTTCAGCTGCGATGGGTGGCTTTTTGACCGAACGCGGGACTTGCGACACACTGATCCTGACCACCGGCAGATCCGAAGATGAACAAAGCTCAGCCGATTGGGTGAACCTATTGCAAGAGGGTCGCCGGGTGGCGGTCTATATGGGCGTCGGCACGGCTGACCAGATCGAAAGCACCCTATCACAGGCAGGGCTGGCAAACCGGATCGACGTCGACATCGTTGGAAACGCGCAATTGCCAACGCAAAAGATCGCATCGTGCAAATTGGGGGCGCTGAGCCAAACGCTGCAGGACAATGCCATCGAAAACCCGGCCATTCTGTTTCTCAGCCATAAAAAGACGGCAAGCCACCTCGTATCTGTGCAGCGAGGAGCGTAA
- the ychF gene encoding redox-regulated ATPase YchF yields MGFKMGIVGLPNVGKSTLFNALTKTAAAQAANFPFCTIEPNVGEVAVPDARLDKLAAIASSKQVIPARMTFVDIAGLVKGASKGEGLGNQFLANIRECDAIAHVLRCFEDDDITHVDGRVDPVADAEVIETELMLADLESIEKRLQNIVRKVRGGDKDAVQQERLMKLAQEALENGKPARTVAVDEDDAKAWRMLQLLTTKPVLYVCNVEEDSAGSGNSQSARVGEMAAAQGNSHVVISARIEEEISQLEADEAEMFLGEMGLEEAGLDRLIRAGYALLHLQTYFTVGPKEARAWTIKEGASAPQAAGVIHGDFERGFIRAETIAYEDFTELGGEQAAKEAGKMRAEGKGYIVKDGDVMHFLHNG; encoded by the coding sequence ATGGGTTTCAAAATGGGTATCGTGGGTCTGCCAAATGTGGGCAAATCGACCCTGTTCAACGCGCTGACCAAAACAGCCGCGGCGCAGGCCGCCAATTTCCCCTTCTGCACAATTGAACCCAATGTGGGCGAGGTTGCAGTGCCTGATGCGCGGCTCGACAAGCTTGCGGCCATCGCCAGTTCCAAACAGGTGATCCCCGCGCGCATGACCTTCGTTGACATTGCCGGGCTCGTCAAAGGCGCCTCCAAAGGCGAGGGGCTGGGCAACCAGTTCCTGGCCAATATTCGCGAATGCGACGCCATCGCCCATGTGCTGCGCTGCTTTGAAGATGACGACATCACCCACGTGGACGGGCGGGTCGACCCGGTCGCCGACGCAGAGGTGATCGAAACCGAATTGATGCTGGCAGACCTCGAAAGCATCGAAAAACGCCTGCAGAACATCGTGCGCAAAGTGCGCGGCGGTGACAAAGACGCAGTGCAACAGGAACGCCTGATGAAGCTAGCGCAAGAGGCGCTAGAAAACGGCAAACCCGCCCGCACCGTCGCAGTGGATGAAGACGACGCCAAAGCCTGGCGCATGTTGCAGCTTTTGACCACAAAACCAGTGCTTTACGTCTGCAACGTCGAAGAAGACAGCGCTGGATCAGGCAACAGCCAATCGGCCCGGGTCGGCGAAATGGCCGCAGCCCAGGGCAATTCCCACGTCGTTATCTCAGCGCGGATCGAGGAAGAGATCAGCCAACTTGAGGCCGATGAGGCCGAGATGTTCCTGGGCGAAATGGGGCTGGAAGAGGCAGGTCTCGACCGGTTGATCCGGGCGGGCTATGCGCTCTTGCATCTGCAAACCTATTTCACCGTCGGCCCGAAAGAGGCGCGTGCCTGGACAATCAAAGAGGGCGCGTCAGCACCGCAGGCGGCAGGCGTGATCCATGGCGATTTCGAACGGGGCTTCATCCGCGCCGAAACCATCGCCTATGAGGATTTCACCGAACTGGGCGGCGAACAAGCCGCCAAAGAAGCTGGCAAGATGCGGGCCGAAGGCAAGGGATATATTGTCAAAGACGGCGACGTGATGCACTTTTTGCACAATGGCTGA
- the trpA gene encoding tryptophan synthase subunit alpha — protein sequence MSRIDAKFAELKAQGRKAFVAYVMAGDPDYDTGLEVVKGLPGAGVDIIELGVPFTDPMADGPTIQLAGQRALEGGQTLEKTLEYARELRKSDDTTPIVMMGYYNPIYARGVDAFLADAVTAGIDGLIIVDLPPEEDEELCIPAQKAGINFIRLATPTTDDKRLPAVLKNTSGFVYYVSMTGITGTADAQAGDVAPEVARIKSQTDLPVIVGFGIKTPEAAAAIAGVADGAVVGSAIVERIAKGDSTAAVLAFVKSLADGTHSA from the coding sequence ATGAGCAGAATTGACGCGAAATTTGCTGAATTGAAAGCGCAGGGCCGCAAGGCCTTTGTGGCTTATGTTATGGCAGGCGATCCTGATTACGACACCGGTCTTGAGGTCGTCAAAGGCCTGCCTGGCGCAGGCGTTGACATTATTGAGCTGGGCGTCCCGTTCACTGATCCTATGGCCGATGGCCCCACGATCCAGCTGGCCGGACAACGCGCCTTGGAAGGCGGCCAAACCCTTGAGAAGACCCTGGAATACGCCCGAGAGCTGCGCAAGAGCGATGACACTACCCCGATTGTCATGATGGGATATTACAACCCGATCTATGCGCGCGGTGTCGATGCCTTTCTCGCCGATGCTGTGACGGCGGGTATTGACGGGCTGATCATCGTCGATCTGCCCCCTGAAGAGGACGAAGAGCTTTGCATTCCCGCCCAGAAGGCCGGTATCAACTTTATCCGTCTCGCCACCCCAACCACCGATGACAAGCGCTTGCCTGCTGTACTGAAAAACACCTCGGGCTTTGTCTATTATGTCTCCATGACCGGGATCACCGGCACAGCCGATGCCCAGGCTGGGGATGTCGCCCCAGAGGTTGCCCGAATCAAATCCCAAACCGACCTGCCTGTCATCGTCGGCTTCGGGATCAAAACCCCCGAAGCTGCCGCTGCTATTGCAGGCGTTGCGGATGGTGCGGTTGTTGGTTCGGCGATTGTAGAGCGTATTGCAAAGGGCGACAGCACCGCCGCAGTGCTGGCTTTTGTAAAATCACTGGCTGACGGCACCCATAGCGCCTGA
- a CDS encoding alpha/beta hydrolase-fold protein: protein MTAKKQAKQQQLNRRHLLMAGGATGLAAPALIGAPANAMPLTQEPKVEKGEIIYLPMFDAKAVTARDVVIWLPPEEMRTGPLPVIYVNDGEAIFDANASPYGTSWEMDLILHMLAHQGVGPVMVVGIAADAERRSREYNLPTVAAYFDDVLGDLLNRSCGGENLTGDYFDFIINELKPYVDANFDTLPDRDNTYMIGASMGGMLPLEAQLSHADVFAGGIGMSAHLVLFGPGLQFSDYPADAGARVEAALREALVAHLPAPNGNRLYFQRGTVDLDALYGGSHTATAEALLRKGYNFGQDFKMVIDKGASHYDTFWKLRLPEALRFMINGA from the coding sequence ATGACCGCAAAAAAGCAAGCAAAACAGCAACAACTCAACCGGCGTCACCTCTTGATGGCCGGGGGCGCCACAGGTCTGGCCGCACCCGCGCTGATCGGGGCGCCTGCAAATGCCATGCCACTCACCCAGGAACCAAAAGTCGAAAAAGGCGAGATTATTTATCTGCCGATGTTTGATGCCAAAGCCGTCACCGCGCGCGACGTGGTGATCTGGCTGCCGCCCGAAGAAATGCGGACAGGGCCGCTTCCCGTGATCTATGTCAATGATGGCGAGGCGATCTTTGACGCCAATGCATCGCCCTATGGCACGTCATGGGAAATGGACCTGATCCTGCATATGCTGGCACATCAAGGGGTGGGGCCGGTGATGGTGGTCGGGATTGCGGCCGATGCAGAAAGACGGTCGCGAGAATACAACCTGCCCACTGTGGCGGCATATTTCGATGATGTGCTTGGCGATCTTCTGAACCGGTCCTGCGGGGGCGAAAACCTGACCGGCGACTACTTTGATTTCATCATCAATGAGCTCAAACCCTATGTCGATGCGAATTTCGACACGCTGCCAGACCGGGATAACACCTATATGATCGGGGCGTCGATGGGGGGGATGCTTCCGCTTGAGGCACAGCTGTCCCATGCGGATGTGTTTGCGGGCGGGATTGGCATGTCAGCGCATCTGGTCCTGTTCGGGCCGGGGCTGCAATTTTCCGACTACCCGGCTGATGCCGGGGCCCGGGTTGAGGCTGCATTGCGTGAAGCGCTCGTGGCGCATCTGCCCGCACCAAACGGCAACCGGCTTTATTTCCAACGGGGAACGGTCGATTTGGACGCGCTCTATGGCGGATCACACACAGCCACGGCCGAGGCCTTGCTGCGAAAGGGCTACAACTTCGGGCAGGACTTTAAGATGGTGATCGACAAAGGCGCGTCGCACTATGACACGTTCTGGAAATTGCGGCTGCCAGAGGCGCTGCGCTTTATGATCAATGGGGCCTGA
- a CDS encoding AraC family transcriptional regulator, producing MPKQEFLPKDEGLMDTAHSFALPDVFSVQDQTGGVAIVLHDGARKPRRIMITLSTHAISFVLRGQKRLADGAQTTVLTAGAMMLYTQGAQLVVEDSPDYRSLMLFFSNDVLADFLNTQNITPTGDADGQRHRAFAQSALLGDMGQAMAELAGKHGAMSPQMRRLWCHQALRGLYDTHGDVGFSTLRSHQPVDGDTRISQVLEAHWQEGLNVDELAFLAAMSPSTFKRRVQALYGMSPKAWLDTRRMGYAWHLLAVSGRKPSEVAHLLGYANGSSFAQAFRRQFGVAPRDAAGSAVKPPADATETPEVLRV from the coding sequence GTGCCAAAGCAGGAATTCCTACCGAAGGATGAAGGCCTGATGGACACGGCGCATAGTTTTGCCTTGCCCGATGTGTTTTCCGTCCAGGATCAAACAGGCGGGGTGGCGATTGTGCTGCATGACGGTGCGCGCAAACCACGGCGGATCATGATCACCCTGTCGACCCATGCGATCTCATTTGTGCTGCGCGGGCAAAAGCGGCTGGCGGATGGGGCGCAGACGACTGTGCTGACGGCAGGGGCAATGATGCTTTACACGCAAGGCGCGCAGCTTGTTGTCGAAGACAGCCCTGACTACCGCTCGCTCATGCTGTTCTTTTCGAATGACGTGTTGGCCGATTTTTTGAACACGCAAAATATCACGCCTACGGGGGATGCTGACGGACAGCGGCACCGGGCCTTTGCGCAGTCAGCGCTTCTGGGGGATATGGGGCAAGCCATGGCAGAATTGGCGGGCAAACATGGGGCGATGTCGCCCCAGATGCGGCGCTTGTGGTGCCATCAGGCGCTGCGCGGGCTGTACGACACGCATGGGGACGTGGGTTTCAGTACCTTGCGCAGCCACCAGCCCGTCGATGGGGACACGCGGATTTCCCAAGTGCTTGAGGCACATTGGCAAGAAGGGCTGAACGTAGACGAACTTGCCTTTCTGGCAGCGATGTCGCCGTCCACGTTTAAACGGCGGGTGCAAGCGCTTTATGGGATGTCACCCAAAGCGTGGTTGGATACGCGCCGGATGGGGTATGCGTGGCATTTGCTGGCCGTATCGGGACGGAAACCATCGGAAGTGGCGCATCTTCTGGGCTATGCAAATGGCTCAAGCTTTGCGCAGGCCTTTCGGCGGCAGTTTGGGGTTGCGCCCCGGGATGCGGCGGGCAGTGCAGTGAAGCCGCCCGCAGACGCCACCGAAACGCCCGAGGTGCTGCGGGTCTGA